The DNA window TTCTATTTCTTGTTgcatcttttcattttttttgttcaaaattaTCTTTCATTGTCATAGCAAAATGTTCACTTTgatcattaatcaaaatttggACTTCTCTTTGTCTTTCTATACTCTGCAGCATCGCATATACCCTATTTATGTTAGGTTTATGATCAATGAGTAATATATGTTGTCTAGCATTATCGTAATACtcatttaatacaattaaaaacTAACAATTTATTGGCTGTATCAAGTTGTATCACTAATTGGTCGTTCTACAACAACAAGTTGTTTTTGGATCACAGTCACAAGAAGGCAATGGTTCTAGTACTAACAACTCATCCCATAActttttttagtttagaaaaatatttttcaagattaagtgtaccttgtctAAGGTTTCTCATAGCCCTTTGAATCTGAAATGATTGTGGTACATTGCtctcttgttttttttatgtctttCCATAGATGTTGTCgtggtttaaaaataatttgcatTAATTTCGTCTGATACTTTATTTAGAATCCAAGATCTTACTAAACAGTACATCTTTCTTCATCTATCAAATTTTTCAGCAACTTTTGAAACAACCAATGTAACATCATTAAATCATAATTTCGATTTTTCTTTCGATTTTTCTTTAAGAGCTATAATGATACCGTTGCTCCATCCAATGTAATTTGTGCCATTGAATATCGTGGTACATATTATAGCCCTTGTGTTGTCTGAGTTCCGAATCGTCAATGaatcattattatattgtttCCTTCCGGCCATTCTTTGATCGAGTAGCGAATAATCAGTAGACGATGAAGGACGTACTATCGTTGGACGTTTCTTCTATATCTCTAGTTTGTGAATAATTGGTTGATGACGAAGAATCATTGTTGAACGTCTCTTTTTTATCTTCAATTCTTGATCTTCAACGTTTTCCAGTTTTAATACCATGAAATTGTTTATGATTctttgatttagggtttagaacccaaataagaaaagatattcttgaaaatataaaataaaatcatgataTTATTTCATTAGAAAACTTCCTTTTTATAGAGGGAtaggaataaaattataatagtcTTTGAACattgtattaataaaaataaaaataaaaaaatacattaaactttctaaacattattttataattcttactCAAACTAGGAGTTTGTTCTGATTGAGTTATTTGATTAACctggagaaagaaaaaaataatgatggttgataattttaaggaaataattattatttttagtaattttttttaaaggtattgatttatataaataaaataaaaatattttagtatttaataatgaattgaATATGATGAATGAGTGTAaattgaaatgatgtttgattaaaataacacaaaccaaaccgaacaaggcctatGTTTTTTTCAAGAAAGTATGAATGCGAGAAAAATAGAAGATTCATATcggtgaaaaataaatataaaataatgattctaaaatttataaatttaaaaaaatatatacaatcaGAAACAATCTTTAAGTGATGCAACATAGTTAGAGTATAGTCacataaactaaatatttatttatgtaagatTTCATCAAATTCACCTAAACCTTTATAAAACAACTAAGTTAAATTgtgtttttcaattttgaagttaaaatattataaatatctattattatttaaaaataataaaaagactAGAAGAAATTACATACTTTCTTAAGTCCACAACTCTATGTGACAACAACTTAACAAAATACTCCAGTATAGATAgctttgtttaaaataattatatcaccaagtcgttgtagtatagtggtaagtATTCCCGCCTGTCACGCGGGTGACCCGGGTTCGATCCCCGGCAACGGCGATTAGTCTTTTTTTTACTGAATTTTTAATTCCTTTAACCCATAATTTTCTTAGCTTATAATCCTGTcattaatcatgtttataaacaaaatGTAGCTAGACTCTTAATCAAACATGGGTAAACAAATATTCATTTCcataaaatgttgttaattggCCATAATTAATAACCTGATAGGCCAAGAATTCAAATATCTACTatgttaaaaatgaaattaataaaccTTGTGATGAAGTGAAAAATGAGACATGTGATGactcattttatttgttttgctTGCTTGCCTGCCTTGTAGGTTCCGCCATTGGATTTGACTAATTAAAACTGGGTTGGGAAGAGATCGAGAAAGAGAGGTTCCAATAACACTCTGAAAGCAACCAGCAGGAATGACAGTTGGacaatactaaaatatttttcattttttgaaactagctagtttattatttaataaaatatccaCTGACAGATAGATCATCAAAAGTTGCATacaaatattctattttcaCTACAAAACACTTGCTACAATACAATCCTATACACATTATTTCACTTCATTACTTGTAATAGATTCCATTTCCCATACTTATATTCAGTCCTACATTCTTTTGTTTCACTATATACATTTTATTGTTTCATAACTCtaactcaaataatataaatagtttttaCTTAAAGTAGTTTCAAATGGGATCATGGGTCAAAttcaataaacaaaaatatgggatttacttgatttttatttaatttttgaagcCACATACAAAAGTATTTGATTTTGCATGTGGAGGTTAATAAAAACCCCAGCTTGCTTTATGGGGAAGTAGTGGGTTTGCTTacagatttataaataaatatatatatgatgcaTAAAATGTTTGTTATAGTATGGTTTGATCTCAAgttgatttatttgattaaaaaaatcaacataaCTGGTTCTCTTTctcaatttgttaatttattatgtacattaattgttataattgattaattaaaacaCTAAGAATATATTCTCAACTAACTGTTCTTCAAacttcaatataataatattattaataattttaaacacaCATTGTACAGCTCACAAGATCCATATTTAACTACCAATGGGTGAggtattgattttttttactaggTTTTATTTAGTGAGATCAATATGATGTTATTTACACATAAAAgtcaaataaagttaaaaactatttttataatggaacaaaaaaattaagagtctttatatataattttctatcTTCAAAGAAAGTAAATTTGATAACTAGGAAGATGGGTTTTTATTATTAGGGCTTGTAGATTATTTATGATATCAATTATTACTTTGGTGaatcttattatttaaattattcaaacagtttgattatgatttattacatacaaattaaatttcCATTTCTAGATAAGGTTTTGCTGGTGCACCATGGACATGGACATTTTGGTAAATTCAGTTTGGGATTCCTTTTCATAGAGTAAAAACCACTCCATCAAtcatatcttcttcttcctccctCTTTCTCTGCTGTTTCATCACATGCGTTCACTAAGaacaaaaaaacaattcatTCTCTGGTTTACCCTTTTGGATCTATCATCTCATCTGCAAAGAGAATCCAGGAATCAATCCTCTGTGTTTTGTCTCTGTTGATGGCTGCCACAACAACCGATGGAAACGAGATTAGCAGGGAAGAGGTTCAAGCAGCCATTGCAAAGGCAGTAGAGCTCAGAGCTCTTCATGCTGTTCTTATGCAAGGAGGGAACATGAACATGAACATGAACATGAACATCTCCAACCTCAGATTGCCGGCTGCCGCACACCATGCTCCCCAATTCTCCGGCCATGATTACCCTGTTTTCACTCCGGTGAGTATTGAATTCTGGGTTCTCCTTTTTAAtatgatttcatttcattctatGTTCTTGAAATCAATAAATTTGTGAACTTTGATGACAGAGTTATGAAGAAGATGCTCCATGGCCGACATGTTACCAGCAACTACAATTGGAGAACAGCTCAACAGTTTCAGATTGTTGGAATGATTATGTTAACGGGAAGAAGACTGTTAATAGTCATGATGATCCAATCATCAATTCCTATTGCAAGACAGTGGATTCGTTTTCAATTAAGAAATCATTGCCATCTGATGATCACAATTCTATTGCCAATTCCACTGTAATAATATCTCCCAGCCATAGCCGCAGCCGCAGCCAGGATTTCTGCAAGCACACAAACAGGAGGAATTCCTGCAACAAATGCAATCCGGCTATTATTTCCATTGAGACAGATAGTTCGGCCAAGAAAGTCAAGAGCTCCAAATCCGTCGTGCCATTGATAGAATCCCATTCTTCAGTCCAAACCCATCAAAAGAATCGCGGGATCAATTTCTCGTGGCTGcgcttgaagaagaagaaaaacaagatCGAAGAAACTACCTCACCGAACAGAACGACAGCAGAATCGGACAGGGTTTCTCAGATATCGAAGGAAACGGAGATAGTGTCAATTGAGATGTTAAAGAAGGAGCTTGTAGAAGCTCAAGAGAGTCGGGCAACCGCCTTACAAGAAGTTTCCGGAATGAAATCGTCGCTGGAAGAGctga is part of the Impatiens glandulifera chromosome 1, dImpGla2.1, whole genome shotgun sequence genome and encodes:
- the LOC124921309 gene encoding IRK-interacting protein-like, which codes for MAATTTDGNEISREEVQAAIAKAVELRALHAVLMQGGNMNMNMNMNISNLRLPAAAHHAPQFSGHDYPVFTPSYEEDAPWPTCYQQLQLENSSTVSDCWNDYVNGKKTVNSHDDPIINSYCKTVDSFSIKKSLPSDDHNSIANSTVIISPSHSRSRSQDFCKHTNRRNSCNKCNPAIISIETDSSAKKVKSSKSVVPLIESHSSVQTHQKNRGINFSWLRLKKKKNKIEETTSPNRTTAESDRVSQISKETEIVSIEMLKKELVEAQESRATALQEVSGMKSSLEELKLKLEYLETYCEELKQALKQAIQTQSSNESNKLDSLPERGESLPVMPVSDEVMVEGFLQIVSETRSSVKQFCKTLITQIDETDHNLTESLNSLLKPYKLSLDSKFSKAVLYHLVAIINQALFQDFENSIFQKNGCPKFLDPNEDQQSQFASFVGLRNLSWNEVLRKGTKFYSEEFSRFCDQKMSGIISGLSWTRPWPEQMLQSFFVAGKCVWLLHLLAFSFSPPIGILRVEENRGFDPHYMEDLFMEKRRSNGPYRVKAMAMPGFYVQDRVLKCKVICRYNNKSIT